One region of Pirellulales bacterium genomic DNA includes:
- a CDS encoding fibronectin type III domain-containing protein translates to MKRLFWSKRAAARHHPKRRLRFEEFEPRHMFSAAGLTAPNASGSIDPPGIVGMSAAQLQQSASGLVVPGAATSDDLVAMSAPGSFTGGAVSPTQISLTWTASGGATGYSLYEMEKGLPVLLNTYSSSTTSAAINGLAPATAYQFNLVAFSNSEAAATSWISAATDGGLAAPGDLTASAISGTQIGLTWTASSNINGYSLYGLENGQPVLINTYSPTTTSATVSGLSPATAYQFNLVAFNNSTSAATPWTGAATAGGVSAPGYPIATAMSNTEMGLSWTPSAGATGYSLYELENGQPVLLNTYSPTTTWATISGLSPSTTYAFNLVAINDSTSAATPWIYGVTPGAVSVPLDTTATAVSTNQIGFTWTASSGATGYSLYELENGHPVLINTYPASTTSATVGFLSPASTYQFNLVAFNDSTSAATPWISGTTDSIVSAPDSFAGTALSTTQISLNWTAANGATSYSLYELVNRQPVLINTYTASTTSATISGLAPASAYQFNLVASNGTVVAATPWIGATTSGGVSAPDGFTATATSTTQISLNWTAAAGGTGLSLYELENGQPVLLNTYSSSVTSATLNGLTPGKTYAFNLVAFNSNATAGTPWISTTVPLGITAPDSFTSNAISSTQIGLNWTVASGATGYTLYELENGQPVNINTFGASVTTTSISGLNPASTYLFNLVAFNSAATVATPWVSATTGGGVTAPDSFAGAAVSTTQLNLNWTPASGATGYHLYELENGQAILINTYSSSTTSASIIGLSPVTTYQFNLVAFNANATAATPWVGATTAGGVTAPDSFTGTATSTTQLNLNWTAANGATGYYLYQLENGQPVLINTLSASANSATISGLSPATAYVFNLVAFNANTTAATPWISATTAGAVTAPDSFTGTASSTTQISLNWTAASGATGYNLYELENGQPVLINTYSASTTSAMISGLSPATAYLFNLVAFNANATAATQWISVTTGGVVTAPDSFTGTASSATQIDLNWTAASGATGFNLYEIESGQPVLVGSYPASTTSASISGLMAATLYDFNLVAFNAYASAATPWISATTTS, encoded by the coding sequence ATGAAACGCCTCTTTTGGTCAAAGCGTGCGGCTGCCAGGCATCATCCGAAGCGCCGCTTGAGATTCGAAGAATTCGAGCCGCGGCATATGTTTTCGGCTGCCGGGCTGACTGCTCCGAACGCCAGTGGTTCGATTGACCCGCCGGGCATCGTGGGCATGTCCGCCGCGCAATTGCAACAAAGCGCGTCTGGTTTAGTAGTGCCTGGCGCAGCTACTAGCGACGATTTAGTCGCTATGTCGGCGCCCGGCAGCTTTACGGGGGGCGCTGTTTCGCCGACGCAGATCTCGCTGACGTGGACGGCATCGGGCGGCGCAACCGGATATAGCCTGTACGAGATGGAAAAAGGCCTGCCGGTTCTACTCAATACCTATTCGTCGTCGACAACCTCGGCCGCGATCAACGGGCTGGCGCCGGCAACCGCTTACCAATTCAACCTGGTGGCCTTTAGCAATAGCGAAGCGGCCGCGACGTCGTGGATTAGCGCAGCCACCGATGGGGGCTTGGCGGCACCTGGCGATCTGACGGCAAGTGCAATTTCGGGCACTCAGATCGGCTTGACCTGGACCGCTTCTAGCAACATCAACGGATACAGCCTGTACGGATTGGAAAATGGGCAACCGGTTCTGATTAATACATACTCTCCCACAACGACGTCGGCCACGGTAAGCGGGCTTTCGCCTGCCACCGCCTACCAGTTTAACCTGGTGGCCTTTAACAACAGTACTTCGGCCGCGACGCCGTGGACAGGTGCGGCCACTGCCGGAGGCGTGTCAGCGCCCGGGTATCCCATTGCCACCGCGATGTCGAACACCGAGATGGGCTTGAGCTGGACGCCATCTGCCGGCGCCACTGGTTATAGCTTGTATGAACTGGAGAATGGGCAGCCGGTGCTTCTCAACACGTATTCGCCGACGACCACCTGGGCGACGATCAGCGGACTCTCGCCGAGCACCACGTACGCATTCAACCTGGTGGCCATCAACGACAGTACATCGGCGGCCACACCGTGGATTTACGGAGTGACCCCCGGCGCGGTGTCGGTTCCGCTCGATACAACAGCCACGGCCGTATCGACGAATCAAATTGGATTCACCTGGACCGCTTCAAGCGGCGCCACAGGATACAGCCTGTATGAATTGGAGAATGGGCATCCGGTACTAATCAATACTTATCCCGCGTCAACCACGTCAGCAACGGTCGGGTTCCTTTCGCCCGCCTCGACGTACCAATTCAACTTGGTGGCCTTCAACGACAGCACGTCGGCGGCTACGCCATGGATCAGCGGCACCACGGACAGTATCGTTTCGGCGCCCGACAGCTTTGCAGGCACCGCATTATCGACAACCCAGATCAGCCTGAACTGGACGGCAGCCAATGGCGCCACGAGTTACAGTCTGTACGAACTCGTGAACAGGCAGCCCGTCCTGATTAATACCTATACCGCATCGACCACCTCGGCAACGATTAGCGGACTTGCGCCTGCGTCGGCGTATCAATTCAATCTGGTCGCCTCGAACGGTACCGTGGTGGCGGCCACACCGTGGATCGGCGCAACCACGTCCGGCGGTGTGTCGGCGCCCGACGGGTTTACCGCCACGGCGACTTCGACGACACAAATCAGCTTGAATTGGACGGCGGCGGCTGGTGGCACCGGCCTTAGCCTCTACGAGCTTGAAAACGGACAGCCGGTTCTGCTTAACACTTATTCGTCGTCGGTGACTTCGGCGACGCTCAATGGGCTGACGCCCGGCAAGACATACGCCTTCAACCTGGTGGCGTTCAATTCCAATGCCACGGCCGGTACGCCCTGGATCAGCACAACCGTTCCCCTCGGGATCACGGCGCCCGACAGTTTTACGAGTAACGCGATTTCGTCGACGCAAATAGGCCTGAATTGGACGGTCGCCAGCGGCGCAACCGGATATACGCTCTACGAGTTGGAGAATGGACAGCCAGTTAACATAAACACATTTGGCGCGTCGGTTACTACGACATCCATCAGCGGGCTGAATCCCGCCTCGACGTACTTGTTTAATCTGGTGGCCTTCAATTCCGCCGCGACCGTTGCCACGCCCTGGGTTAGCGCCACTACGGGGGGAGGCGTGACTGCCCCGGATAGCTTCGCCGGCGCCGCGGTATCGACGACGCAACTGAATTTGAACTGGACGCCGGCCAGCGGTGCGACAGGCTACCATTTGTACGAACTTGAAAATGGGCAAGCAATTCTGATCAACACCTATTCTTCCAGCACGACCTCGGCGTCGATCATTGGTCTTTCGCCCGTCACGACGTATCAATTCAATTTGGTGGCCTTCAATGCCAACGCGACAGCCGCGACACCTTGGGTTGGCGCCACCACTGCGGGAGGTGTGACGGCGCCCGACAGCTTCACCGGCACCGCGACTTCGACGACGCAACTGAATCTGAATTGGACTGCGGCCAATGGTGCGACGGGGTATTACTTGTACCAACTCGAGAATGGGCAGCCGGTTTTGATCAATACGCTTTCGGCGTCGGCGAACTCGGCGACAATCAGCGGACTTTCGCCGGCCACGGCCTACGTGTTCAACCTGGTGGCTTTCAACGCCAACACAACGGCCGCCACGCCATGGATCAGCGCCACGACTGCCGGAGCGGTGACGGCACCAGATAGCTTCACCGGCACCGCCTCGTCCACAACACAGATCTCTTTGAACTGGACAGCCGCTAGCGGCGCGACCGGATACAATCTGTATGAACTTGAGAACGGGCAGCCTGTGCTCATTAACACATATTCTGCGTCGACCACATCCGCGATGATCAGCGGACTCTCGCCGGCTACCGCGTATTTGTTCAACTTGGTGGCTTTCAACGCCAACGCAACGGCC
- a CDS encoding PSD1 and planctomycete cytochrome C domain-containing protein, translating to MVARLSFAASTLLILCVAFSRALWAETPSTDNAAAEEFFEKKIRPLLVDNCYNCHSASTNSQGGLRADDRNGLLVGGDRGPAIVPGDPENSVLIRAVSHTDGDLKMPPKKRLSTDQVADLTQWVKDGALWPGSRVQVPIGEPNPEYDSLRKSHWSWQPIRAPHVPVASDPDWGNSPIDVLLYEQLTAHGLRPVAEADKKTLIRRLTFDLTGLPPTPQEIDAFLWDAASDAYERLVDRLLASHAFGEHWGRHWLDVARYGESTGSSRNLPYPHAWRYRDYVIDALHKDKAYDQFVREQIAGDLLPADSATQRDEQLTATGFLALGVKDVNQRYKVRFVMDNIDEQIDTVSRAVLGLTASCARCHDHKFDPIPTEDYYALAGIFHSSDLCSGLRNKMGGGGLDYYDSQMLLPLGPERAPDPEVLIKIDTAKSAVAAAREEFEALRGSPAGDEPGPNGRPKRAMARQKLRKLQLELSALTDPAANGRPLALGIRDAKTIGDTEIRVRGEAEKLGPAVPRGFLSLLAVPGVPGIDPLHSGRLELAYWLTSPQNPLTPRVFVNRVWNHLFGQGLVKSVDNFGVTGDAPSHPELLDLLAARFIADGWSTKKLVRAIVLTHTYRLSSDELPGNMAVDPSARFVWRHNPRRLGAEEIRDALLAMGGKLDLVPPTGSPAQDLPVTELRNNGPEARKLASIVAANVGRSIYLPLLRDLTPTALAAFDFAEQGMVTGHRDTTTVAPQALYLLNDPFVLRQSLNLAERLLRRDDLDDTSRVDWAYRFTLGRGATTEEIERTKAYLMDYENVAKDLFSPTPAPAAPDANTVAVAAKPAPANPDEADQTDEPVIAEKVQATNPRASAWASFCQALFGSAEFRYLK from the coding sequence ATGGTCGCTCGTTTGTCGTTTGCCGCATCGACTCTGTTGATACTATGTGTCGCGTTCTCACGCGCGTTGTGGGCCGAAACGCCATCCACAGACAACGCGGCGGCCGAAGAGTTCTTCGAGAAGAAGATCCGGCCCCTGCTTGTCGACAATTGCTACAACTGCCATTCGGCCAGCACCAATTCTCAAGGAGGTCTGCGCGCCGACGATCGCAACGGTCTCCTAGTCGGCGGTGATCGCGGTCCGGCGATCGTACCGGGTGATCCGGAAAACAGCGTGCTAATTCGCGCCGTCAGTCACACCGACGGCGATCTGAAAATGCCCCCCAAGAAACGGCTTTCAACCGATCAGGTGGCCGACCTGACGCAGTGGGTCAAAGATGGCGCCCTGTGGCCGGGTTCGCGCGTCCAGGTGCCGATCGGCGAGCCGAATCCCGAATACGATTCCTTGCGCAAATCGCATTGGTCGTGGCAGCCGATTCGCGCGCCGCACGTCCCGGTGGCAAGCGATCCGGATTGGGGCAACAGTCCCATTGATGTCCTCCTCTACGAGCAACTCACGGCGCATGGCCTAAGGCCTGTCGCCGAAGCCGACAAGAAAACACTTATCCGCCGCCTGACGTTTGACCTCACGGGTTTACCGCCGACGCCCCAGGAGATCGATGCCTTCTTGTGGGACGCGGCGAGCGATGCCTACGAGCGGCTCGTCGATCGACTGTTGGCGTCGCATGCTTTCGGCGAGCATTGGGGACGGCATTGGTTGGACGTGGCTCGCTACGGCGAATCGACTGGCTCATCTCGCAATTTGCCGTACCCTCACGCCTGGCGTTATCGCGACTACGTGATCGATGCCCTCCACAAAGACAAGGCCTACGATCAATTCGTGCGCGAGCAAATCGCCGGGGATCTTCTGCCGGCCGACTCGGCTACGCAGCGTGACGAACAACTCACCGCGACCGGCTTTTTGGCTCTCGGAGTCAAGGATGTCAATCAACGCTACAAAGTTCGCTTCGTGATGGACAATATTGATGAGCAGATCGATACCGTAAGTCGCGCCGTGCTCGGGCTGACGGCCAGTTGTGCTCGTTGCCATGACCATAAGTTCGATCCGATTCCCACAGAGGACTACTACGCCCTGGCTGGCATCTTTCATAGTAGCGATCTATGCTCCGGCTTGCGCAACAAGATGGGGGGCGGAGGACTGGACTATTACGATTCTCAGATGCTGCTGCCACTCGGTCCGGAACGAGCACCTGACCCCGAGGTGCTAATAAAAATCGACACCGCTAAGAGTGCTGTCGCCGCGGCCCGCGAAGAGTTCGAGGCACTGCGCGGCAGTCCGGCCGGAGACGAGCCAGGCCCCAATGGCCGTCCGAAGCGTGCCATGGCCCGGCAGAAACTGCGCAAATTACAACTCGAATTGAGTGCCCTCACCGATCCGGCCGCCAATGGTCGTCCACTAGCGCTAGGCATTCGCGATGCCAAGACCATCGGCGACACCGAGATCCGCGTCCGCGGCGAAGCCGAAAAGCTTGGTCCCGCAGTGCCGAGAGGGTTTCTCAGCCTGCTTGCCGTTCCCGGTGTACCGGGAATAGATCCCCTGCACAGCGGCCGCCTGGAGTTGGCATATTGGTTGACCAGTCCGCAGAATCCGCTGACACCGCGCGTGTTCGTCAACCGTGTTTGGAATCATCTCTTCGGCCAAGGCTTGGTAAAGAGTGTCGACAACTTTGGTGTGACGGGCGACGCGCCATCGCACCCCGAGTTGCTTGATCTGCTGGCGGCGCGATTTATCGCTGATGGTTGGTCCACCAAAAAGCTCGTACGTGCGATCGTCCTGACCCATACCTATCGACTGAGCAGCGATGAGCTGCCAGGCAACATGGCCGTTGATCCCAGTGCCCGATTCGTGTGGCGGCACAATCCGCGACGACTCGGCGCCGAAGAGATCCGCGATGCCCTGTTGGCCATGGGCGGCAAGCTGGATTTGGTGCCCCCCACCGGTTCGCCTGCCCAAGACCTCCCAGTGACCGAGTTGCGCAACAATGGCCCCGAGGCACGAAAACTTGCCAGTATCGTGGCCGCAAATGTGGGACGCAGCATCTATCTTCCTTTGCTGCGCGATCTAACACCTACGGCTCTTGCCGCCTTCGACTTCGCCGAGCAAGGCATGGTCACCGGGCATCGTGATACGACCACTGTGGCGCCGCAAGCACTGTACCTGCTGAACGATCCCTTCGTGTTGCGCCAATCGCTGAACCTCGCCGAGCGATTGCTCCGTCGCGACGATCTCGATGATACGTCGCGCGTTGATTGGGCTTATCGCTTCACGCTCGGTCGTGGGGCTACGACCGAAGAAATCGAACGGACCAAGGCCTACCTCATGGACTACGAGAACGTGGCCAAGGACTTGTTTTCACCAACCCCCGCACCGGCCGCGCCCGATGCCAATACTGTCGCAGTAGCGGCCAAGCCGGCGCCGGCCAATCCCGATGAAGCGGACCAAACCGACGAACCTGTGATTGCCGAGAAGGTTCAAGCCACGAACCCTAGAGCATCCGCCTGGGCAAGTTTTTGCCAGGCGCTCTTTGGCTCGGCCGAATTCCGATATCTCAAGTAG